A region from the Cherax quadricarinatus isolate ZL_2023a chromosome 79, ASM3850222v1, whole genome shotgun sequence genome encodes:
- the LOC128702630 gene encoding RNA-binding protein NOB1 isoform X1 translates to MKCKRLVVDTAAFVKNVPLWEYGEELYSLPEVIEEIRDKQTRQRLEAMPVAIKMRQPQAHSVRFVNEFSKKTGDYASLSLADIKVLALTYELEVEVQGGSEHLCSEPQRIITEGAAKKTSKSSVKLAEGFYHPAAQREENIAISTSNSLPWSLSSDAADSECNQLESSLPNSASGALQRHIRRWHLMLMNNFLEEYSYISGHILTGSDFLLYSTFEEEYLQFCPLKTHPDLNICEGSDIQSENNVSPLYSTFFHLKRWASHIMSFSKEERKLYPHSTQSVEELLQNFEKRGRQRDEKESLYSVQKDEEGTAQSKQKDERSTQSEQKDEEGTTQSEEKDKEGTTQSEEKDKEGTAQSEEKDEKGSTFSVQKDEGSRWSVQKDDSLLPSDLKDIKMFSQLDQKADEEFSGLDPLEPTPVDLSSLSLLEHTVAENCSEDENNEEELVGSHLAEEGEDQEEHEEDNDNLDDGSDDEGWITPSNIKKHKIKNSDFVNADELQDDVQVACITADFAVQNVLKHIGLPIIGVDGKFIRHLRTYILRCYACFRTTSVMTKIFCPHCGNKTLKKASVTVNPDGTQKIWINTKRPINIKGTKYSLPTPKGGKHGRNPILVEDQREAKRFSSKMSWNKINPLHEDYNPDQMPFAVRDVYSRAAQLGYIAGKNHHHYYWERKNPNQPMRRTGKKKGK, encoded by the exons ATGAAGTGTAAACGTTTAGTGGTTGATACAGCAGCGTTTGTGAAGAATGTTCCACTCTGG GAGTATGGAGAGGAGCTGTATAGCTTGCCAGAGGTTATTGAGGAGATACGTGATAAGCAGACACGACAGCGTTTAGAAGCCATGCCTGTTGCTATCAAAATGAGACAGCCTCAGGCACATTCAGTGAGGTTTG TTAATGAATTTTCCAAGAAGACAGGGGATTATGCTAGCTTGTCATTAGCAGATATTAAAGTTTTAGCTCTCACATACGAACTGGAAGTTGAAGTCCAAGGAGGCTCTGAACACCTTTGTTCAGAACCACAGAGGATCATCACTGAAGGAGCTGCTAAGAAGACTAGCAAATCTAGTGTAAAGTTGGCTGAAGGGTTTTATCATCCTGCTGCACAG CGCGAAGAAAATATAGCCATCTCTACCAGCAACTCGCTTCCATGGTCTTTGTCATCAGATGCTGCGGACTCTGAATGCAATCAGTTAGAATCATCTTTGCCCAACTCTGCTTCGGGAGCTCTCCAAAGACATATCCGTAGATGGCATTTGATGCTAATGAATAATTTCCTGGAGGAATACAGCTACATTAGTGGTCACATTCTCACAGGCAGTGACTTTTTATTGTACTCCACCTTTGAGGAGGAATACCTTCAGTTTTGTCCACTTAAAACTCATCCTGATTTAAACATTTGTGAAGGCTCAGATATACAGTCTGAAAATAATGTAAGCCCTCTTTACTCCACCTTTTTCCATTTAAAAAGGTGGGCATCACATATTATGTCATTCAGCAAGGAAGAAAGAAAGTTATATCCTCACTCCACTCAGTCTGTGGAGGAGCTGCTTCAAAACTTTGAGAAGAGGGGACGGCAAAGG GATGAGAAAGAATCTCTATACTCAGTCCAGAAAGATGAGGAAGGAACTGCACAGTCAAAACAGAAAGATGAAAGATCTACACAATCAGAACAGAAAGATGAGGAAGGAACTACACAGTCAGAAGAGAAAGATAAGGAAGGAACTACACAGTCAGAAGAGAAAGATAAGGAAGGAACTGCACAGTCAGAAGAGAAAGATGAGAAAGGATCTACATTTTCAGTCCAGAAAGATGAAGGTTCTAGATGGTCAGTCCAGAAGGATGACAGTTTGTTACCGTCAGACTTGAAGGACATAAAGATGTTTTCACAGTTAGATCAGAAGGCTGATGAAGAGTTTTCTGGGTTAGATCCATTAGAGCCCACACCTGTGGATCTAAGCTCTCTTTCTCTCCTGGAACACACTGTAGCAGAGAACTGCAGTGAGGATGAGAACAATGAAGAGGAACTAGTAGGCAGTCATCTTGCAGAAGAAGGGGAAGATCAAG AGGAGCATGAGGAAGATAATGACAACTTGGATGATGGAAGTGATGATGAAGGATGGATAACACCCTCTAACATAAAGAAACATAAAATTAAGAACAGTGATTTTGTAAATGCAGATGAGCTACAGGATGATGTACAAGTGGCATGCATCACTGCAGATTTTGCTGTACAG AATGTATTGAAGCACATTGGTTTACCAATAATAGGTGTGGATGGTAAATTTATAAGGCACCTGAGAACATACATCCTGAGGTGTTATGCCTGCTTTAGAACCACATCTGTGATGACAAAG ATATTCTGCCCTCATTGTGGCAATAAAACACTGAAGAAGGCGTCAGTGACAGTGAACCCAGACGGTACACAGAAAATCTGGATCAATACTAAGAGGCCTATAAACATAAAAGGAACAAAG TATTCATTACCAACTCCTAAGGGTGGTAAACATGGAAGGAACCCCATACTAGTAGAAGATCAACGAGAAGCTAAAAGGTTTTCTAGTAAGATGAGCTGGAATAAGATTAATCCTTTACATGAAGATTATAATCCAG ACCAAATGCCATTTGCGGTACGTGATGTGTACTCCCGTGCTGCTCAGTTGGGTTATATTGCTGGcaagaaccatcaccattactactggGAGAGGAAGAACCCCAATCAGCCAATGAGAAGAACTgggaaaaagaaaggaaaataa
- the LOC128702630 gene encoding RNA-binding protein NOB1 isoform X2 has protein sequence MKCKRLVVDTAAFVKNVPLWEYGEELYSLPEVIEEIRDKQTRQRLEAMPVAIKMRQPQAHSVRFVNEFSKKTGDYASLSLADIKVLALTYELEVEVQGGSEHLCSEPQRIITEGAAKKTSKSSVKLAEGFYHPAAQDEKESLYSVQKDEEGTAQSKQKDERSTQSEQKDEEGTTQSEEKDKEGTTQSEEKDKEGTAQSEEKDEKGSTFSVQKDEGSRWSVQKDDSLLPSDLKDIKMFSQLDQKADEEFSGLDPLEPTPVDLSSLSLLEHTVAENCSEDENNEEELVGSHLAEEGEDQEEHEEDNDNLDDGSDDEGWITPSNIKKHKIKNSDFVNADELQDDVQVACITADFAVQNVLKHIGLPIIGVDGKFIRHLRTYILRCYACFRTTSVMTKIFCPHCGNKTLKKASVTVNPDGTQKIWINTKRPINIKGTKYSLPTPKGGKHGRNPILVEDQREAKRFSSKMSWNKINPLHEDYNPDQMPFAVRDVYSRAAQLGYIAGKNHHHYYWERKNPNQPMRRTGKKKGK, from the exons ATGAAGTGTAAACGTTTAGTGGTTGATACAGCAGCGTTTGTGAAGAATGTTCCACTCTGG GAGTATGGAGAGGAGCTGTATAGCTTGCCAGAGGTTATTGAGGAGATACGTGATAAGCAGACACGACAGCGTTTAGAAGCCATGCCTGTTGCTATCAAAATGAGACAGCCTCAGGCACATTCAGTGAGGTTTG TTAATGAATTTTCCAAGAAGACAGGGGATTATGCTAGCTTGTCATTAGCAGATATTAAAGTTTTAGCTCTCACATACGAACTGGAAGTTGAAGTCCAAGGAGGCTCTGAACACCTTTGTTCAGAACCACAGAGGATCATCACTGAAGGAGCTGCTAAGAAGACTAGCAAATCTAGTGTAAAGTTGGCTGAAGGGTTTTATCATCCTGCTGCACAG GATGAGAAAGAATCTCTATACTCAGTCCAGAAAGATGAGGAAGGAACTGCACAGTCAAAACAGAAAGATGAAAGATCTACACAATCAGAACAGAAAGATGAGGAAGGAACTACACAGTCAGAAGAGAAAGATAAGGAAGGAACTACACAGTCAGAAGAGAAAGATAAGGAAGGAACTGCACAGTCAGAAGAGAAAGATGAGAAAGGATCTACATTTTCAGTCCAGAAAGATGAAGGTTCTAGATGGTCAGTCCAGAAGGATGACAGTTTGTTACCGTCAGACTTGAAGGACATAAAGATGTTTTCACAGTTAGATCAGAAGGCTGATGAAGAGTTTTCTGGGTTAGATCCATTAGAGCCCACACCTGTGGATCTAAGCTCTCTTTCTCTCCTGGAACACACTGTAGCAGAGAACTGCAGTGAGGATGAGAACAATGAAGAGGAACTAGTAGGCAGTCATCTTGCAGAAGAAGGGGAAGATCAAG AGGAGCATGAGGAAGATAATGACAACTTGGATGATGGAAGTGATGATGAAGGATGGATAACACCCTCTAACATAAAGAAACATAAAATTAAGAACAGTGATTTTGTAAATGCAGATGAGCTACAGGATGATGTACAAGTGGCATGCATCACTGCAGATTTTGCTGTACAG AATGTATTGAAGCACATTGGTTTACCAATAATAGGTGTGGATGGTAAATTTATAAGGCACCTGAGAACATACATCCTGAGGTGTTATGCCTGCTTTAGAACCACATCTGTGATGACAAAG ATATTCTGCCCTCATTGTGGCAATAAAACACTGAAGAAGGCGTCAGTGACAGTGAACCCAGACGGTACACAGAAAATCTGGATCAATACTAAGAGGCCTATAAACATAAAAGGAACAAAG TATTCATTACCAACTCCTAAGGGTGGTAAACATGGAAGGAACCCCATACTAGTAGAAGATCAACGAGAAGCTAAAAGGTTTTCTAGTAAGATGAGCTGGAATAAGATTAATCCTTTACATGAAGATTATAATCCAG ACCAAATGCCATTTGCGGTACGTGATGTGTACTCCCGTGCTGCTCAGTTGGGTTATATTGCTGGcaagaaccatcaccattactactggGAGAGGAAGAACCCCAATCAGCCAATGAGAAGAACTgggaaaaagaaaggaaaataa